The following proteins come from a genomic window of Natronosalvus vescus:
- a CDS encoding signal peptidase I, which yields MTIRGSLSSVLTVVVGLIVVLLLVGALLGQPVLLSYVETGSMEPTIESGDGFIAIPTAVSGPVETGDVVVFEAQEIDGGGLTTHRVVAETDHGYVTRGDANMVTDQDGAEPHVTDGQVVAKALQVNGEVVTIPHLGTAVMGIQSGLEATQLRLASLLGTGALLGSSGLSALLLGFGIAVLAVSFLLERGARTERSRSRQRRPRRDVFDAKRVVLALALVIALVSAGTMATMSGSTETGIVSSEYDSGAHHVIAAGETETQTYEVAHNGPVPVVTMFEPSSDGVTVDEEPKRLERGDAVNVTVGVTAPPETGYYLRSFSEYRYFAVLPTPVIATLHTIHPWLAAGAVTVVVTGVFVLPFALLIGTGTIRTRERRRTGHGKRTLW from the coding sequence CTCATTGTCGTGTTGTTGCTCGTTGGTGCTCTCCTTGGCCAGCCGGTGTTGCTGTCGTACGTCGAGACGGGGAGCATGGAGCCGACGATCGAATCGGGCGACGGCTTCATCGCGATTCCGACGGCTGTCAGTGGCCCGGTCGAAACGGGAGACGTCGTCGTCTTCGAGGCCCAGGAGATCGACGGCGGCGGCCTGACGACACACCGTGTCGTCGCGGAGACTGATCACGGCTACGTGACGCGCGGTGATGCAAATATGGTCACCGACCAGGACGGTGCCGAACCGCACGTCACCGACGGCCAGGTCGTCGCCAAAGCGCTCCAGGTGAACGGCGAGGTGGTCACGATCCCGCACCTTGGAACGGCGGTGATGGGCATCCAGAGCGGCCTCGAGGCGACCCAGCTACGCCTGGCCTCGCTGTTGGGGACGGGGGCACTGCTGGGATCGTCCGGCCTGTCGGCGCTCCTGCTCGGGTTCGGCATCGCCGTACTCGCCGTCTCGTTCCTGCTCGAGCGCGGCGCTCGAACCGAGCGCTCTCGAAGTCGCCAACGGCGGCCGCGGCGAGACGTCTTCGACGCGAAGCGAGTCGTCCTCGCACTGGCGCTCGTGATCGCGCTCGTCTCCGCGGGGACGATGGCGACCATGTCGGGGTCGACCGAGACCGGGATCGTCAGCAGCGAGTACGATTCCGGTGCGCACCACGTCATCGCGGCCGGTGAGACCGAGACTCAAACCTACGAAGTGGCCCACAACGGCCCCGTCCCGGTGGTGACGATGTTCGAGCCCTCGAGCGACGGCGTGACCGTCGACGAGGAGCCGAAGCGCCTCGAGCGTGGCGACGCGGTCAACGTAACCGTCGGCGTTACGGCACCACCGGAGACAGGGTACTACCTCCGGTCGTTCTCGGAGTATCGCTACTTCGCGGTGCTTCCCACGCCGGTGATTGCGACGCTGCATACGATCCACCCGTGGCTGGCGGCCGGAGCCGTGACGGTGGTCGTGACGGGGGTGTTCGTGCTCCCGTTCGCGCTGCTCATCGGCACGGGGACAATTCGGACGCGGGAGCGACGGCGAACGGGGCACGGGAAACGTACCTTGTGGTGA
- a CDS encoding DUF5305 domain-containing protein: MNGERAILRARSALDQWFVLVVVVLVALSAFGGWMAYSAYAADPAPDDERTVEVWSTTAGYHHSAEVQVDNPVFDVGDELSNQPVYYTRIAPELEGEFRHRYDGTDGVVTLDVELERVVRSVDGDAGEYWSVSESLGSSTVDDLEAGETHTTAFTLDVPGLANETDEIDSSLGSTPGTTETVVVAYVTLEGTVDGESVNQTNRYELVVDPDGDTYTVEGPENDRYAEERTEAVESDAAAGAGFDLGESLGGLVLLVLSLSALGATTVAKRRGALTPSAADLERARARHEREQFDDWITRGVLPDAVLDRPRVDVDTLEGLVDVAIDCEKRVIEEQTEDGPSYWVLDGGLLYVYEPVEPVLEGSEDVRPGDDGDAPPEEPVVEGVEVDGLEEGDGTISSGND, translated from the coding sequence ATGAACGGCGAGCGAGCGATTCTCAGAGCGCGATCGGCGCTCGACCAGTGGTTCGTCCTCGTGGTCGTGGTGCTGGTCGCGCTGAGTGCGTTCGGGGGCTGGATGGCCTACTCCGCGTACGCGGCCGATCCTGCCCCGGACGACGAGCGGACGGTTGAAGTGTGGTCGACCACTGCCGGCTACCACCACAGCGCCGAGGTGCAGGTCGACAACCCGGTGTTCGACGTCGGTGACGAACTGTCGAACCAGCCGGTGTACTACACGCGCATCGCCCCGGAGCTCGAGGGCGAGTTCAGACACCGCTACGACGGCACCGATGGTGTCGTCACCCTCGACGTCGAACTCGAGCGGGTCGTCCGATCGGTCGACGGTGACGCTGGCGAGTACTGGTCGGTGTCCGAATCGCTCGGATCGAGCACGGTCGACGACCTCGAGGCCGGCGAAACGCACACCACGGCGTTCACGCTCGACGTCCCCGGCCTGGCAAACGAAACCGACGAGATCGACTCGAGCCTCGGTAGCACGCCTGGAACCACGGAGACCGTCGTCGTCGCTTACGTCACGCTCGAGGGCACTGTGGACGGCGAGTCGGTGAACCAGACCAATCGATACGAACTGGTAGTCGACCCAGACGGCGACACCTACACCGTCGAGGGGCCAGAAAACGATCGATACGCCGAAGAGCGGACGGAGGCGGTCGAGAGCGATGCGGCGGCCGGGGCCGGCTTCGATCTCGGCGAATCCCTGGGTGGACTGGTGTTGCTCGTCCTCTCGCTGTCGGCGCTTGGCGCTACGACGGTCGCGAAACGACGGGGAGCGCTCACTCCCTCGGCGGCCGACCTCGAGCGCGCCCGTGCCAGACACGAGCGCGAGCAGTTCGACGACTGGATCACTCGCGGCGTGCTTCCCGACGCGGTACTCGATCGCCCGCGGGTGGACGTCGACACGCTCGAGGGGCTGGTCGACGTGGCGATCGATTGTGAGAAGCGGGTGATCGAAGAACAGACCGAGGACGGGCCGTCCTACTGGGTGCTCGACGGGGGGCTGCTGTACGTTTACGAGCCCGTGGAGCCGGTGCTGGAGGGATCCGAAGACGTGCGACCCGGCGACGATGGCGACGCACCACCCGAGGAACCTGTAGTAGAGGGCGTCGAGGTGGACGGCCTCGAGGAAGGGGACGGGACGATTTCGTCCGGGAACGACTGA
- a CDS encoding DUF1102 domain-containing protein: MVEIHAFRCGDWLVVWMGCRGLNALETLMERRKFLIGAGSTAIGASAIIGSGAFSRIESQRHVSIAVAEDSEAYLGLEPLDTLNSQNYVALDDNGHLYVQIDGEGDQQDNGGDGPEGVGVNSDSSTWFDGMFDICNNGKAEATVRIDVAGLQFHSSSEDGIEPDDDYGRPIVDVFYYDDEGNEVSILTDSEDESWDYGEDLTLDVGECETMNIRTNTKGIDATMDDEPLVEGDATVVADAPGAGEVND; encoded by the coding sequence ATGGTGGAGATACATGCGTTCAGGTGTGGCGACTGGTTGGTGGTGTGGATGGGGTGTCGGGGGCTGAACGCACTGGAGACACTCATGGAACGACGCAAATTCCTGATCGGTGCTGGGAGTACAGCAATCGGCGCAAGCGCAATCATCGGCTCGGGCGCGTTCAGTCGAATCGAATCGCAGCGGCACGTTTCGATAGCCGTAGCAGAGGATTCGGAGGCGTATCTCGGATTGGAACCGCTCGATACGCTCAACAGCCAGAATTACGTAGCACTCGATGATAACGGGCATCTCTACGTCCAGATCGACGGTGAGGGTGATCAGCAGGACAATGGTGGAGATGGGCCTGAAGGGGTGGGTGTCAACTCTGACTCATCCACTTGGTTCGACGGAATGTTCGATATCTGTAACAACGGCAAGGCAGAAGCAACCGTGAGGATCGACGTTGCTGGTCTGCAGTTCCACTCTTCCTCTGAAGATGGAATCGAACCAGACGACGATTATGGGCGTCCGATCGTCGACGTATTCTATTACGACGACGAAGGAAATGAAGTTTCGATCCTTACAGACTCGGAGGATGAATCATGGGATTATGGTGAAGATCTAACCCTCGATGTAGGCGAGTGTGAAACGATGAACATCCGAACGAACACGAAGGGTATTGATGCGACAATGGATGACGAACCTCTCGTGGAAGGTGATGCAACCGTCGTCGCCGACGCGCCTGGAGCGGGTGAAGTGAACGACTGA
- a CDS encoding DUF1102 domain-containing protein, with product MERRTFLTGVGTAGLASTVVIGSGAFSRAESQRHVSIALAEDPSAYLAMDECPALDSDEITVTLDDHGHLEVEGLAEAIRTGEFDNVFQVCNHGKEGARIWIEFEIDEYEDRLWFYLGDDPDDPVDSESNGFDLDVGECACIGIGVDAEGLEDLTLFDDEIVIHADVDKYED from the coding sequence ATGGAACGGAGAACATTCCTGACTGGCGTTGGTACAGCTGGGCTCGCGAGTACCGTGGTGATCGGCAGCGGCGCGTTCAGCAGAGCCGAATCACAACGACACGTGTCGATCGCGCTGGCCGAAGACCCGAGCGCTTACCTCGCGATGGACGAGTGTCCAGCACTGGACAGCGACGAGATTACCGTTACTCTCGACGACCACGGCCACCTCGAAGTCGAGGGACTGGCGGAGGCGATTCGGACGGGCGAGTTCGACAACGTCTTCCAGGTCTGTAACCACGGCAAGGAAGGAGCAAGAATCTGGATAGAGTTCGAGATTGACGAGTACGAAGACCGGCTGTGGTTCTACCTGGGAGACGACCCGGACGACCCTGTCGATAGCGAATCGAACGGGTTCGATCTCGACGTTGGTGAGTGTGCGTGCATCGGTATCGGCGTCGACGCAGAGGGGCTCGAGGATCTCACGCTGTTCGACGACGAGATCGTGATTCACGCCGACGTCGACAAATACGAAGACTGA
- a CDS encoding type I 3-dehydroquinate dehydratase: protein MTLAFDSFSLAASTADLDDEPEARAHADCLEFRMDLADEPLPALERYDGVLPILATNRAMWEGGEATDAGRLEALAEAARFDAVEAVDVELEAILEGDADGVLEVADEVGVVVVASSHDFEGAPPRPELVRTLTEAGKYADVAKLAVTAQTTADTLALLSATEQLTAHGDRVATMAMGEVGRHTRAVAPVYGSKIGYAPVDPANATAPGQYDLETLAELVTNLE, encoded by the coding sequence ATGACCCTGGCGTTCGACTCGTTTTCACTCGCTGCCTCAACAGCCGACCTCGACGACGAACCCGAAGCGCGTGCCCACGCCGACTGCCTCGAGTTCCGAATGGATCTGGCCGACGAGCCGCTGCCAGCGCTCGAGCGTTACGACGGCGTCCTGCCGATTCTGGCGACCAATCGCGCTATGTGGGAGGGTGGTGAGGCAACCGATGCAGGGCGGCTCGAGGCGCTCGCCGAAGCCGCCCGGTTCGATGCCGTGGAAGCTGTCGACGTGGAACTCGAGGCGATTCTCGAGGGCGACGCCGACGGGGTGCTCGAGGTGGCCGACGAAGTGGGAGTCGTGGTGGTCGCCTCGAGCCACGATTTCGAGGGGGCGCCGCCGCGTCCGGAGCTGGTACGGACGCTGACGGAAGCGGGGAAGTACGCCGACGTGGCGAAGCTCGCGGTGACGGCGCAGACGACGGCGGATACGCTGGCTCTACTCTCAGCCACAGAGCAGTTGACCGCTCACGGCGATCGGGTGGCGACGATGGCAATGGGCGAAGTCGGGCGGCACACGCGAGCCGTCGCGCCTGTGTACGGCTCGAAGATCGGCTACGCGCCGGTGGATCCCGCGAATGCGACCGCGCCCGGACAGTACGACCTCGAGACCCTGGCCGAGCTGGTGACGAACCTCGAGTGA
- a CDS encoding transcription initiation factor IIB: protein MTNTRLSTRARRSDPQTTENEQANEANDLACPECTGQLVVDDEHGETICEDCGLVVEEDSVDRGPEWRAFDSAEKNKKSRVGAPTTNTMHDKGLSTNIDWRNKDAYGNSLGSRQREKMQRLRKWNERFRTRDSKERNLKQALGEIDRMASALGLPNNVRETASVIYRRALNEDLLPGRSIEGVSTSCVYAAARQAGVPRSLDEIAEVSRVEKNEIARTYRYVVRELGLEVQPADPESYVPRFASGLELSDEAEHRARSLLRNAKEKGVHSGKSPVGLAAAAVYAAALLTNEKTTQAAVSDVADISEVTIRNRYHELLEAEDTLGGA from the coding sequence ATGACTAACACACGACTATCCACCAGAGCCCGACGCAGCGATCCCCAGACGACCGAAAACGAGCAGGCGAACGAGGCGAACGACCTCGCATGTCCGGAGTGTACCGGCCAGCTCGTCGTCGACGACGAACACGGCGAAACTATCTGTGAGGACTGTGGCCTCGTCGTCGAGGAAGACTCCGTCGATCGCGGCCCCGAGTGGCGCGCGTTCGACTCCGCCGAGAAGAACAAGAAGTCCCGCGTCGGTGCCCCGACGACGAACACGATGCACGACAAAGGGCTGTCGACGAACATCGACTGGCGAAACAAGGACGCCTACGGGAACTCCCTCGGCAGCCGCCAGCGCGAGAAGATGCAGCGCCTTCGCAAGTGGAACGAGCGCTTCCGCACCCGCGACAGCAAAGAGCGCAACCTCAAGCAGGCCCTCGGCGAGATCGACCGCATGGCGAGCGCGCTCGGCCTACCGAACAACGTCCGCGAGACCGCCAGCGTGATCTACCGCCGGGCGCTCAACGAGGATCTCCTCCCCGGCCGCTCGATCGAGGGCGTCTCGACCTCGTGTGTCTACGCCGCCGCCCGGCAGGCCGGCGTCCCGCGAAGTCTCGACGAAATCGCCGAAGTGAGCCGCGTCGAGAAGAACGAGATCGCACGCACCTACCGCTACGTCGTCCGCGAACTCGGCCTCGAGGTTCAGCCGGCCGACCCCGAGAGCTACGTCCCCCGCTTCGCGTCGGGGCTCGAGCTGTCGGACGAAGCCGAACACCGCGCGCGCAGCCTGCTTCGCAACGCCAAGGAGAAGGGCGTCCACAGCGGCAAGTCGCCGGTCGGCCTCGCCGCCGCCGCGGTGTACGCCGCGGCGCTGTTGACCAACGAGAAGACCACCCAGGCCGCCGTGAGCGACGTTGCCGACATTTCCGAAGTAACGATCCGCAACCGGTACCACGAGCTGCTCGAAGCCGAAGATACCCTCGGCGGCGCCTGA
- the yjjX gene encoding inosine/xanthosine triphosphatase — MNLAVGSTNPVKVQAVTRGLERFSPTVTSIDVESGVAEQPFGHDETIAGAKTRAKRAFEQTDATYGVGLEGGVGRFGDPGQLHLIMWAAVTDGDRLCCGSGPSLPLPEPITVRLEAGGELGPIMDDHLGTTNIATNEGAAGALTDGLIDRTDALATAVACAIGPFVTPYYGE, encoded by the coding sequence ATGAACCTCGCGGTTGGGAGTACGAATCCGGTGAAAGTGCAGGCGGTGACCCGTGGTCTCGAGCGATTCTCGCCGACAGTGACCTCGATCGACGTCGAATCCGGCGTCGCCGAACAGCCGTTTGGTCACGACGAGACGATAGCCGGTGCGAAAACACGGGCGAAACGAGCATTCGAGCAAACGGATGCGACCTACGGCGTTGGGCTTGAGGGCGGCGTCGGGAGGTTCGGCGACCCTGGCCAGTTGCATCTCATCATGTGGGCCGCCGTTACCGACGGCGACCGACTCTGCTGTGGAAGTGGCCCGAGTCTCCCGTTACCGGAACCGATCACGGTTCGCCTCGAGGCTGGTGGGGAACTCGGCCCGATCATGGACGACCACCTCGGGACGACCAATATCGCCACGAACGAGGGGGCTGCTGGCGCACTTACTGATGGGTTGATCGACCGAACCGATGCGCTCGCGACCGCAGTCGCCTGTGCGATAGGGCCGTTCGTAACCCCGTATTACGGGGAGTAA